From Pan troglodytes isolate AG18354 chromosome 9, NHGRI_mPanTro3-v2.0_pri, whole genome shotgun sequence, the proteins below share one genomic window:
- the SCN3B gene encoding sodium channel subunit beta-3 → MPAFNRLFPLASLVLIYWVSVCFPVCVEVPSETEAVQGNPMKLRCISCMKREEVEATTVVEWFYRPEGGKDFLIYEYRNGHQEVESPFQGRLQWNGSKDLQDVSITVLNVTLNDSGLYTCNVSREFEFEAHRPFVKTTRLIPLRVTEEAGEDFTSVVSEIMMYILLVFLTLWLLIEMIYCYRKVSKAEEAAQENASDYLAIPSENKENSAVPVEE, encoded by the exons ATGCCTGCCTTCAATAGATTGTTTCCCCTGGCTTCTCTCGTGCTTATCTACTGGG TCAGTGTCTGCTTCCCTGTGTGTGTGGAAGTGCCCTCGGAGACGGAGGCCGTGCAGGGCAACCCCATGAAGCTGCGCTGCATCTCCTGCATGAAGAGAGAGGAAGTGGAGGCCACCACGGTGGTGGAATGGTTCTACAGGCCTGAGGGCGGTAAAGATTTCCTT ATTTACGAGTATCGGAATGGCCACCAGGAGGTGGAGAGCCCCTTTCAGGGGCGCCTGCAGTGGAATGGCAGCAAGGACCTGCAGGACGTGTCCATCACTGTGCTCAACGTCACTCTGAACGACTCTGGCCTCTACACCTGCAATGTGTCCCGGGAGTTTGAGTTTGAGGCGCATCGGCCCTTTGTGAAGACGACGCGGCTGATCCCCCTAAGAGTCACCGAGGagg cTGGAGAGgactttacctctgtggtctcaGAAATCATGATGTACATCCTTCTGGTCTTCCTCACCTTGTGGCTTCTCATCGAGATGATATATTGCTACAGAAAGGTCTCAAAAGCCGAAGAGGCAGCCCAAGAAAACGC GTCCGACTACCTTGCCATCCCATCTGAGAACAAGGAGAACTCTGCGGTACCAGTGGAGGAATAG